In one window of Deltaproteobacteria bacterium DNA:
- a CDS encoding YjbH domain-containing protein, translating to MKYLLGLWILFFAVFPIANLAEPADKIKPLSGFPGYSGLWDMPNARVLPDWHMRIGSSFSPPYYYFHTTIGLFDRVELNGRVTGIRGLPALGPGYGDTKDKAIDVKLLLLKEKPLRPALAIGGTDIHGTGIYTSRYLVASKQIGLLDITLGLGQGMFGGKSSLERYEVSGKSDDRAFAYLSSTDTDFSLFGGLEYAVRENLRFTVEYSSIKHEKIAGVGKARLPLTFGLKYTLWDHIHFSAALARGEKWSAGILFQFPLEAEGILTWKKEPAPIREERILHKAARANDQQLADLLTDALKKDGFSHVRIFVLKPKLWVELENMRYNSPSLALGRAFLVVNQVAPESIKKLYLVLARNGIFQTGLAASRDHLRNFVESTTDLAGFLEFAILTQEKNDLWADFFTSESQLKEAHTKPPIWSIEVKPKLTNLLNDPSGFFKTRLSIDIIGSIYPWKGGYFITRYSIPVYNDISSSSKMIEPEPANTDYINYLSRQSAHLIAYGYDHIFDLPKTSQARLGLGAFEAAYFGLGGEVFKYFGEGRYGLGLESELVWKRNISHDFALHGEHKKAYYTYFLNLYGQPFGWTGIEVGLKIGRFLGGDKGVRFDFCRTFKHFTIGAWYTVTNTSHFIDPNNRGYKDKGVFISFPLSAFSDRPVRKRYHYALSPWTRDPGRTVSQFRRLYPFGNERETISSLKNSIMGMRR from the coding sequence ATGAAATACCTTCTTGGGTTATGGATTCTGTTTTTCGCAGTTTTTCCCATTGCAAACCTTGCCGAACCTGCTGATAAGATAAAGCCTCTTTCCGGCTTCCCGGGTTACAGCGGCCTATGGGACATGCCGAACGCCCGAGTTCTTCCTGATTGGCACATGCGCATCGGGAGTTCCTTTTCCCCTCCATACTACTACTTCCACACCACCATCGGGCTTTTCGATCGAGTGGAACTGAACGGTAGAGTTACTGGTATCAGAGGGCTTCCGGCCCTTGGTCCAGGCTATGGCGATACCAAGGACAAGGCTATTGATGTTAAGCTCCTTCTTCTAAAGGAGAAGCCATTGCGGCCGGCCCTAGCTATTGGAGGGACCGATATACACGGAACCGGTATTTACACCTCCCGCTATCTGGTGGCTAGCAAACAAATTGGGCTGCTTGATATTACTCTGGGGCTTGGTCAGGGCATGTTTGGCGGAAAGAGCAGTTTGGAGCGGTATGAAGTTTCTGGTAAAAGTGATGATCGAGCCTTTGCCTACCTCTCCAGCACGGATACCGATTTTTCACTGTTTGGAGGCCTGGAGTATGCGGTCAGGGAAAACTTGCGCTTTACCGTTGAATACTCCTCTATTAAACATGAAAAGATTGCAGGTGTCGGCAAGGCGAGGCTCCCGCTAACCTTTGGTCTAAAATATACCCTGTGGGATCATATACATTTCAGCGCTGCTTTGGCCCGGGGCGAAAAATGGTCCGCCGGGATTCTTTTTCAATTCCCACTTGAGGCTGAGGGAATCCTGACCTGGAAAAAGGAACCAGCGCCGATCAGAGAAGAAAGGATACTTCATAAGGCAGCCAGGGCCAATGATCAGCAGCTGGCCGACCTCCTCACTGATGCGCTCAAAAAAGATGGTTTCAGCCACGTTAGGATTTTCGTCTTGAAGCCAAAATTATGGGTAGAACTGGAAAACATGCGCTACAACTCCCCGAGCCTGGCCCTGGGAAGGGCCTTTTTGGTGGTGAACCAGGTGGCTCCGGAAAGTATTAAAAAATTATATCTCGTGCTGGCACGTAATGGTATTTTTCAAACAGGACTGGCGGCCTCAAGAGATCACCTCCGTAATTTTGTGGAAAGTACAACCGATCTTGCCGGATTTCTCGAATTCGCCATCCTTACCCAAGAAAAGAATGATCTCTGGGCCGATTTTTTCACCTCAGAATCTCAGCTTAAAGAAGCGCATACCAAACCTCCCATCTGGTCAATTGAGGTTAAGCCCAAGCTAACTAATCTATTGAACGATCCATCTGGATTTTTTAAAACCAGGCTCTCCATTGATATTATCGGATCTATTTACCCGTGGAAAGGTGGATATTTTATAACGCGCTATTCCATACCTGTTTACAACGATATCAGCTCTTCCTCAAAAATGATAGAACCCGAGCCGGCAAATACGGACTATATCAACTACCTGAGCCGGCAGTCGGCCCATCTGATTGCCTATGGGTATGACCACATTTTCGACCTCCCCAAAACCTCTCAGGCCAGGCTCGGGTTAGGCGCCTTTGAGGCCGCTTATTTTGGGCTTGGAGGCGAGGTTTTCAAGTACTTCGGGGAGGGCCGATACGGACTGGGGCTTGAAAGCGAACTGGTCTGGAAGAGAAACATAAGTCATGACTTTGCCTTGCATGGCGAGCATAAGAAAGCCTACTATACCTACTTTCTAAACCTTTACGGCCAGCCATTCGGGTGGACTGGCATAGAAGTGGGGCTTAAAATAGGTCGTTTCCTCGGCGGAGACAAAGGCGTACGATTTGATTTCTGCCGCACCTTCAAACATTTCACCATTGGAGCCTGGTACACCGTCACCAACACCTCGCACTTTATAGATCCTAATAATCGAGGCTATAAGGATAAAGGTGTCTTCATATCCTTCCCGCTGAGTGCTTTCTCGGACAGGCCGGTGAGAAAGAGGTATCACTATGCTCTTTCACCCTGGACCAGGGATCCGGGACGCACGGTCAGCCAATTCCGCAGGCTCTATCCCTTTGGGAACGAACGGGAAACGATATCGTCCCTGAAAAACTCCATAATGGGGATGCGCCGATGA